Part of the Deinococcus aestuarii genome, GGACGTCGAGCTGGTTGTACCGCACCAGTCTCCGTTTCTGCTCCTCCGTTCCGGCCGGGATGCGGTTCTGGGTCAGCGCCGAGTGCAGGTAGATCACGTGCGGCATCACCGTCGCCCCGATGATCCCCACCGCCAGGTACAGGCTCTCCGGGCCCTCGAAGCGGGGCACGAACCCGCCCAGCGCCTCCAGTCCCGGGCGGCTGAGAATCACCTGCACCACGTACGCCAGCGCGATCACGCCGACGAACGCGGTGATGGCGATCTCGATGGGCCGGAAGCCCCGGTTCTGCAAGGCCAGGATCGTGAAGGTGATGACGCCCGTGATCACCGCGCCCCACAGCAGCGGCAGATTGAACAGCAGGGCGAAGGCCAGCGACGCGCCCAGGAACTCCGCGAGGTCGGTCGCCATCGCCACGAGTTCCGCCTGTACCCAGTAGAACCACACCACCGGCCGGGGCCAGCGTTCTCGGACGTGCTCGGGCAGGTTCTTCCCGGTGACGATGCCGAGCTTGGACGAGAGGGTCTGGATCAGCATCGCCATCAGGCTGGCACTCAGCACCACCCACAGCAGGAGGTAGCCGAACTGCGCGCCGCCCTGGATGTTGGTGGCGAAGTTGCCGGGGTCCATGTACGCGACCGACGCGACGAAGGCCGGGCCCAGGAAGGGTAGGACCCGGCCGATCCCCCGGCGATTTGAGGTCCGCTCGAGGATGGCGACCGCCCGGGCGTTCATCCGCTCGTCCAGGCTGGGGGACACGCGGCTCACGCCGTCACCCCCTCGGAAACCCGAACGCGTTCAGCGACGAGGAGGGCCAGGGTCAGCGGGACTCCGCCCACCTCCAGGGTCAGGGTGCCCAGCGCCGGGTCGTGAGCCAGGACCTTCACCTCCACGCCAGGCGTCAGCCCCGCCTCCATCAGGCCGCGCAGCACCGCCGGGTCCTCCGGAACCCGGGTGACCTGGGCCCGCTCTCCCTCCCGGAGACTCCCCAGCGGGCGTTCGCCCTGGGCGGGCAGTTCCCCGTTCAGCCCGGGGATGGGATCGCCGTGCGGGTCGAAGGCCGGGTCGCCCAGCCAGGCGGCGATGCGGGCCTCGAAGGCCTCGCTGATCACGTGCTCCAGGCGCTCGGCCTCGTCGTGCACCTCGTCGAGGGGGTAGCCCAGCGCGCGGTGCAGGTACAGCTCCAGCAGGCGGTGGTGGCGCAGCACCTCCAGCGCGACCTTCTCCCCGGCGGGCGTGAGCCTCGCGCCCCGGTAGGCCGCGTGATCGACCAGGCCGAGGTCGGTGAGTTTGCGCAGCATGCCGGTGGTGCTGGCCGGGGTGACGTTCAGGGCGTCGGCCAGCGCCTGGGTGCCCACGGTCCCTCCCTGGCCCAGCAGGTAGAGCTGCTTGAGATAATCCTCCGCCGCGTGCGAGAGAGTTCGGTCCGTCATAGGTCATTATTTAGGCTCGCCTAAAAAGAAGTCAAGGAGAGAAGGAAGTGGGAGACCCCCGACCCGAGGTCAGCCACAGCCTTCCCTAATGTCTGAATGTATGTTCAGATATAGGTGTGAGGTGATCGACGATGACACGAGACCCGGTGGAAGCCCTGGCCCTGCTGGTCTACACGCTGGCATACCTGCTGATCGCCTTTGTGTGGCGCTCGCTGCTGGTGTGGCGGCGCACGGGGGTGAATCCCTACGTGCTGCGGGCGGACGACTCCGCGCACGGGTACGTCGGGCGCGCGATGCGGGTCCTGCTGCTCACGGTGCTGGCCCTGGTGCTGGGACTGAACCTGGTGCCCGGGCTGGAGACCTGGCTCGGCCCGGTCCCCGCCCTGCTGGACCCACGTCTGGCGTTCCTGGGGTGGGTGTTGCTGCTGGCCTCCCTGGGCTGGATCGCCGCCGCGCAGGCGGGGATGGGGGTCTCCTGGCGGATCGGGGTGGACGAGGGCGCCCGAACCGCACTGGTGCAGCAGGGGCTATTCGCCTATTCCCGTAACCCGATCTTCCTGGGGATGCGGGTGAACCTGCTGGGGCTCTTCCTGGTGGTGCCGAACGCGGTGACGCTGGCGGTGCTGGTGGCCGGGGAGGTGGTGATGGGCGTGCAGGTGCGGCTGGAGGAGGCGTACCTGTCCCGGGTGCATGGCAACGCCTACGAGGGGTACCGCCGCCGCGTGCGCCGCTGGCTCTGACCTGAGGAGGATCGCCTGGAAGGCCCAGGTGGGTCTGGAAGGAAGGCCGTCACGACAAGAAGGGCCCCGGAGTGTAGGTCTGGGTTTCGGCTTACGGCTCCGCTCCTCATAACGCCCGATCTTCCGCTGAGGTTGTTGCTTTCCAGCGGACCTCCCCTGTGAGACCGTACCGAGGAGGACGGAGGTTTGCCCAAGGAACGATCTTCTGCCCGCCCACCCGGACGTCCCTGGGAGCAGGCTGCCTGCCCGGGCAGCGCTGCTCTCCACCCCGCGCCTGCCATCCACAGGATTTCCGGCGCGCGTGGCCTTTCAG contains:
- a CDS encoding Nramp family divalent metal transporter — encoded protein: MSRVSPSLDERMNARAVAILERTSNRRGIGRVLPFLGPAFVASVAYMDPGNFATNIQGGAQFGYLLLWVVLSASLMAMLIQTLSSKLGIVTGKNLPEHVRERWPRPVVWFYWVQAELVAMATDLAEFLGASLAFALLFNLPLLWGAVITGVITFTILALQNRGFRPIEIAITAFVGVIALAYVVQVILSRPGLEALGGFVPRFEGPESLYLAVGIIGATVMPHVIYLHSALTQNRIPAGTEEQKRRLVRYNQLDVLLAMTIAALINMSMLASAAAAFHFSGQAEVADLTVAYRTLTPLLGGAAAVAFALALLSSGLSSSAVGTMAGQVVMQGFVGFRIPLLVRRLITMLPAFAVILAGLNPTDTLVLSQVVLSFGIPFALVPLLLFTARRDIMGPLVNTRLVTVTGWLIAALIISLNVYLLAQTFLG
- a CDS encoding metal-dependent transcriptional regulator codes for the protein MTDRTLSHAAEDYLKQLYLLGQGGTVGTQALADALNVTPASTTGMLRKLTDLGLVDHAAYRGARLTPAGEKVALEVLRHHRLLELYLHRALGYPLDEVHDEAERLEHVISEAFEARIAAWLGDPAFDPHGDPIPGLNGELPAQGERPLGSLREGERAQVTRVPEDPAVLRGLMEAGLTPGVEVKVLAHDPALGTLTLEVGGVPLTLALLVAERVRVSEGVTA
- a CDS encoding methyltransferase family protein; amino-acid sequence: MTRDPVEALALLVYTLAYLLIAFVWRSLLVWRRTGVNPYVLRADDSAHGYVGRAMRVLLLTVLALVLGLNLVPGLETWLGPVPALLDPRLAFLGWVLLLASLGWIAAAQAGMGVSWRIGVDEGARTALVQQGLFAYSRNPIFLGMRVNLLGLFLVVPNAVTLAVLVAGEVVMGVQVRLEEAYLSRVHGNAYEGYRRRVRRWL